The Sediminispirochaeta bajacaliforniensis DSM 16054 genome window below encodes:
- the hcp gene encoding hydroxylamine reductase, with protein sequence MFCFQCQETAGNKGCTVRGVCGKQGSTADLQDLLIYSLKGCAWCAKKLGQWEKLQPDLGLFTVRSLFATITNANFDDNRISVLLEESCGRLEKLQKGLDDATFTKAPACARYAADMPHPGSGILEEENEDVRSLRELAIYGLKGIAAYTDHAAVLGVEDTEHYHTIISLLADLAAERNPEKLIDLVMATGKTAVKAMELLDKANTSAYGNPEITQVDIGVRNNPGILISGHDLKDLEELLQQSEGSGVDIYTHSEMLPAHYYPAFRAYAHFAGNYGGSWWHQNKEFESFNGPILMTTNCIVPVKESYKDRIYTTGMAGYPGVRHIPDRENGGRKDFSSIIEQARSCPPPTELETGSITGGFAHAQTLALADKIVDAVKSGAIGRFVVMAGCDGRQKGRSYFTELAEALPDNAVILTAGCAKYRYLKLNLGDIGGIPRVLDAGQCNDSYSLAIIALKLKEVFGLEDLNQLPISFDLAWYEQKAVAVLLGLLYLGFKGIRLGPTLPAFLSPNVANILVENFDIKPIADVQSDLPAIMGET encoded by the coding sequence CTCATCTATTCGCTAAAAGGCTGCGCATGGTGTGCGAAAAAACTCGGCCAATGGGAAAAGCTTCAGCCCGATCTCGGACTCTTTACGGTACGCTCGCTTTTTGCCACCATCACCAACGCCAATTTCGACGACAACAGGATATCTGTCCTGCTCGAAGAAAGCTGCGGAAGGCTGGAGAAATTACAGAAAGGCCTTGACGATGCCACGTTTACAAAGGCCCCAGCTTGTGCGCGTTATGCTGCCGATATGCCCCATCCCGGATCCGGTATCCTCGAAGAAGAGAATGAGGATGTACGGTCCCTCCGGGAACTGGCAATCTACGGCCTCAAGGGAATCGCGGCCTATACCGACCACGCGGCTGTTCTCGGAGTGGAAGATACAGAACACTATCACACGATTATCTCCCTACTTGCAGATCTCGCCGCAGAACGGAACCCGGAAAAGCTTATCGACCTTGTCATGGCAACCGGTAAAACAGCGGTCAAGGCGATGGAACTTCTGGACAAAGCAAATACCTCGGCCTATGGAAATCCGGAGATCACCCAGGTCGATATCGGGGTACGGAACAATCCCGGTATCCTCATATCCGGCCACGACCTGAAAGACCTGGAAGAGCTGTTGCAGCAAAGCGAAGGCAGCGGCGTCGACATCTATACCCACAGTGAAATGCTGCCCGCACACTACTATCCAGCCTTTCGGGCATACGCACACTTTGCAGGCAACTACGGCGGCAGCTGGTGGCATCAAAATAAGGAATTCGAATCCTTCAACGGCCCTATTCTGATGACCACAAACTGCATCGTCCCGGTCAAAGAAAGCTATAAAGATCGCATCTACACAACAGGGATGGCAGGCTACCCGGGCGTCCGCCACATCCCCGACAGAGAAAATGGAGGGAGGAAAGACTTCTCCTCCATCATAGAACAGGCCCGAAGCTGTCCCCCTCCAACAGAACTGGAAACAGGAAGCATCACCGGCGGCTTTGCCCATGCCCAAACCCTTGCGCTGGCCGATAAGATCGTCGACGCAGTCAAAAGCGGGGCCATAGGCCGCTTTGTGGTCATGGCTGGCTGCGACGGACGGCAAAAGGGCAGATCATACTTTACCGAACTGGCCGAGGCCCTTCCCGACAACGCCGTTATCCTCACGGCCGGCTGTGCAAAATACCGCTACCTGAAACTGAATCTTGGAGATATCGGCGGCATCCCCCGGGTCCTGGACGCAGGCCAGTGCAACGACTCTTACAGCCTTGCAATCATCGCACTGAAGCTGAAAGAAGTCTTCGGGCTGGAGGACCTCAACCAGCTTCCCATCAGCTTTGATCTTGCCTGGTACGAACAGAAGGCCGTAGCCGTTTTACTCGGACTGCTTTACCTCGGTTTCAAAGGCATACGCCTGGGGCCGACGCTTCCCGCCTTTCTAAGCCCGAATGTCGCAAACATACTGGTGGAAAACTTCGACATAAAACCGATTGCAGATGTCCAGTCCGACCTTCCAGCCATTATGGGGGAAACCTAA